The Aspergillus luchuensis IFO 4308 DNA, chromosome 7, nearly complete sequence genome has a segment encoding these proteins:
- a CDS encoding uncharacterized protein (COG:S;~EggNog:ENOG410PIYD;~InterPro:IPR036291,IPR008030;~PFAM:PF05368): MAFNRIAVYGHRGFVGSRIVPALIASGAPITVLHRPSSDTSNLPEHVRKIEVDVLDEDALVDALQDIDIVISLVGDEGTDRQYGFVKAIPRTKVQLFSPSDFCLRYCEQGMRMPCMKAKAKVEKASKDAGIPTTVIHVGNFAEFTLSTTAVGVDLQNNILVYTGNSASERVTMCTKVYVAAAYVDIFTTRPIHTIQNRTITLSELAPTGMEIAAIMKEKNGRDPSIVTRSLEEINQRIEDSLSKESNLAVPAYCRKMWGTGEMMKMLPDDLWKVEGYRKASLEDLVIGGKLDSYRVLPDHVLEYLRKML; this comes from the exons ATGGCCTTCAACCGTATCGCTGTCTATGGTCACCGTGGATTCGTTGGCTCTCGAATTGTCCCTGCCCTAATTGCCTCTGGAGCTCCAATCACTGTTCTGCACCGCCCTAGCTCAGACACTTCCAATCTCCCAGAACATGTGAGAAAGATTGAAGTCGACGTTCTTGATGAAGACGCGCTGGTTGATGCCCTGCAAGATATAGACATTGTGAT TTCTCTTGTTGGAGACGAGGGAACCGACAGACAGTATGGCTTTGTGAAAGCCATCCCTAGGACTAAAGTCCAGCTGTTCTCCCCTTCGGATTTCTGTCTGCGCTATTGTGAGCAGGGAATGCGCATGCCCTGTATGAAGGCAAAAGCGAAAGTTGAAAAGGCTTCTAAGGATGCTGGGATTCCAACTACCGTCATCCACGTAGGAAATTTCGCTGAATTCACCTTGAGTACAAC GGCAGTGGGTGTTGATTTgcaaaataatatattggTCTACACTGGCAACTCTGCTAGCGAAAGAGTCACTATGTG CACCAAGGTCTACGTAGCAGCTGCATACGTGGACATATTCACCACCAGACCTATACACACCATCCAGAACCGGACTATCACCTTATCAGAGCTTGCACCAACAGGCATGGAAATTGCTGCGAtcatgaaagagaagaacggCAGGGACCCCTCTATTGTGACGCGAAGCTTAGAGGAAATCAACCAAAGGATTGAGGATTCTCTCAGCAAGGAGAGTAATCTCGCTGTCCCGGCCTATTGCCGCAAAATGTGGGGAACGGGAgaaatgatgaagatgcttcCCGATGATTTATGGAAAGTTGAGGGCTACAGGAAAGCAAGTTTAGAGGACCTTGTCATAGGAGGGAAATTGGATAGCTATAGGGTACTACCCGATCATGTATTGGAGTATCTTAGAAAGATGCTCTGA